A part of Carassius carassius chromosome 4, fCarCar2.1, whole genome shotgun sequence genomic DNA contains:
- the LOC132131779 gene encoding uncharacterized protein LOC132131779, with protein MHLSRPQRNLIGPESRHDVSRTFDASVCDSGSAFRSTRLSSKSINSMAVTEKLIQAVHAYPVLYNASLHDYRSAERRVKAWREVAACVGFSVLECKRRWKTIRDRYIRERRLCQLRKEEGGRRLHYWSHRETLVFLDAHIRKKKRHGEAEAPEELDDSPDDSSGAESKPGPEKEKELVLKPLSPLPLPIVPQLPAVKQVPPMTQLLLAGLPPGLKVSSPAPLSLTTNNLNGKLEENEALKSERAFDEDELFLLSYVPALKRLTPQKRAAVKMQIQQIMFDAEFKEH; from the exons ATGCACTTG TCCCGCCCACAGCGAAATCTGATTGGCCCAGAATCCCGCCATGACGTGTCGCGCACTTTTGACGCGAGCGTGTGTGATTCCGGGAGCGCGTTCCGTTCGACGCGTCTCAGCAGCAAGTCAATAAACTCAATGGCCGTGACGGAGAAACTCATCCAGGCGGTGCACGCGTACCCGGTGCTTTATAACGCGTCGCTGCACGATTATCGCAGCGCGGAGCGGAGGGTGAAGGCGTGGAGGGAGGTCGCCGCGTGCGTCGGGTTCTCCG TGCTGGAGTGCAAGCGCAGATGGAAGACCATCAGGGACAGATACATCCGAGAGCGCAGGCTGTGCCAGCTGAGGAAGGAGGAGGGCGGCCGGCGCCTGCATTACTGGTCACACAGAGAAACCCTGGTCTTTCTGGACGCTCACATCAGGAAGAAGAAGCGTCACGGTGAAGCCGAGGCTCCGGAGGAGCTGGACGACTCTCCCGATGACTCCAGCGGAGCCGAGTCAAAGCCCGGCCCGGAGAAAGAGAAGGAGCTGGTGCTCAAGCCCTTGTCTCCGCTGCCGCTGCCCATCGTCCCTCAGCTGCCAGCGGTCAAACAGGTGCCGCCGATGACCCAGCTGCTGCTCGCCGGTCTGCCTCCGGGACTGAAGGTGTCGAGTCCAGCGCCGCTGAGCCTCACCACAAACAACCTCAACGGGAAGCTGGAGGAGAACGAGGCGCTGAAGAGCGAGCGAGCCTTCGACGAGGACGAGCTGTTCCTCTTGAGTTACGTCCCTGCCCTCAAAAGACTGACGCCGCAGAAAAGAGCCGCAGTCAAGATGCAGATCCAGCAGATCATGTTTGACGCAGAGTTCAAAGAGCACTGA